From the Candidatus Afararchaeum irisae genome, the window TCCCGGACTGCGTGGGAGCACATAGAGTTCTCCGACGAAGACGCTCATCTCGAAGTCGTAGACTCAGCCGAGATCGAAGCCGACCGGGACAGGCTGACACGTCTCCTGGAGAATCTATTCAGGAACTCGGTCGAACACGGAGGCGACGACGTTACTGTACGCGTAGGAGCCACCGACGGCGGCTTCTACGTCGAGGACGACGGCGAGGGTATTCCAGAGGAGAAACGTGACGAGATATTCGAGTCGGGCTACACGACCTCGGAGACAGGCACGGGTCTCGGACTCTCGGTTGTCAAACGTATAGCCGACGCTCACGGCTGGGAAGTCAGTATATCCGAGAGCGAAGACGGCGGCGCGAGGTTCGAGTTCGACGTGGGTCTCAGACGTGTTTCGGAACCTGAAGCTTGAACGACGAACCTCCGAGGCTGCTGTCTTCGACCCAGACCTCCCCGTTGAGACTGTCGACGACCTCGTCGACGAAGAAGAGACCCATGCCCTCGCCGTGGTGGAGGTCGTCTTTCTCCTCACGTCCGAAGATCAGGTCTCTCTCTTCGTAGGGAATCCCGGGTCCGTTGTCGTCTATACTGATAGTGACATACGAGTCGTTTTCCTCCTCCACAGTCACGTCGACGACGGGGTTCTCGGTGGCGTTGTGTATCACGGCGTTGTCGAGTATCTGGGAAACCGCCTGTCCGAGGTAGCCGTTCGTGAGTACCTCTATACTTATGTCCTCGTCCTCCGAGACAGAGAGACGTATGTCGGGACTCGGACTCGACCCCGACTTCTCGAACCTCTTTCTGGCTTTCTCGACGGCTTTTTCGAGGAGTCTCCCGAGGTCGACCGAGTACCTCGTGTCGTCCTCCTTCACGACCTCCTGTAGCTTACGTGTCGACCTCGACTTGTTGTCGAGCCTCGCTATCTCCTGTTTCGACTTCTCTAAGTACTCGTCTATCTGGGGATCTATCTCCTCCTCGTCTACGCTCGATCTCACGAGGTCGACGTAGCCTTCTATGACCGTGAGGCGGTTCTTGAGGTCGTGTCTCAGGACACGGCTGAGTATCTCGGATCTCTCCTCGTTCTTGACGCGTTGGGTTATGTCCTTTATAGTTCCGGCATGGTAGACATTCTCACCTATCCTTATACATTTCGTGTTGACCTCGACAGGGAAGACTGAGCCGTCTTTCCTCTCGTGAACCGTCTGTCTGACACGTGTCTCTCCCTCCTCGAAAGACCCCCAGTACTCGTCTATCTTCTCAGGGTCCACCTCGGGGTTGAGCTCCCAGATCGGCTTGTCGAGTATCTCGTCCCTTTCGAGACCCAACATCTCGGCGTAATGGCGGTTGGCGTACTCTATGTACCCGTTCTCGGAGTAGACGCCTACCCCGACGCCGATGTTTTCGAGAACCTTCCGGAAGAACTCGTTGTAGTCGTCTATCTTTCTCCGTCCCATAGTCGCCGGTAGATGTAGTTCCTGTTCATCAAGATACAAGGCGGATACCCCGTCCCGAATTCTTCGAATTCGTGTGCGCGCAAATCGAAGATTTGCGAACGATCCTTGACCTCGGGGAGGAAGCCGACACTTGTCCGAGTGTCCAACTTTTAAATGACCCGACCCCATACTAACTGATAGTGACTGGCAGCCACAAGTGTTGCCAGTCATGGGCTGCCAGTCAACCAGCCCTTGAAATCGGGGTCGTTGACCCGTGAATGCCTGACACTCGGTATAGAGTAATACCGGACTATGTCGGGTACGACGCGGCGAGACCACCGATAAGCCTCGTTCGCAAATCGAAGATTTGCGAGCCAACAAGATCGGAGATCTTGTGACGTTACGAAATCTTCCGATTTCGTTAGCCCACGAGATCAGAGATCTCGGGACGTTCGTCAAACTTTGTTTGACGTGCACACGAGAACGAAGTTCTCGTGACGGGGCTTGACCCCGAGGCAGTTGACAGACTGTCTAACTCTTTCTCTTTCCGTGAGGTCTCCCACCGTCTGACCTCCGCACATTAACGTAACAGACCTATCGCCACATATATAAATATACTGAACAGTTTTAGTATTCTGACCCGCATCAACAAACACCTTTGTATAGACGGCGGCTTAAGATAAGCTTCCCAAACTACAGACGTCGCGGCGGCACGGACGCCGGGATTCAGACAGTATACATTTAAGAAAGCGGTTCGTATCTTACTTGTGACTAAGTCTTCAGAGCCCAACGACAGTTCACAGGGACGCGTGTTTCAGATAGATTCGAACTTCGAGCTACGTCTCGAAGACGTCGAGGAGTACTTCGACGACCCCGATCTCCCGAGCGGTATAGAGGACGTCAACCTCGAACGTCGGAACACCAAGCTCATAATTCAGGGGGTTGCAGACGACGACGAGATAAGCAAGTACACACCCACGGCTCAGATCAAGGCGTCCGTCGTCGAGAGGATAGTCTCCAACGAGGACGACGAGGAAGGGAGGAGATGGGGTAAGAAGCCCGAAACGGAGGAGGACGAAGACGAGGAAGAGCCCGAGCCCGTCGAGTTCGTGCGTTTCCGTGGTGACATAGGAACAGTTCTACAGAACACCTCGATGGAGTATGAGATGTTCCTCGTTCTGAGCGACCTCGCGCGTCTCGAAGATGCCGAGGGTGAGCTAAAGGCTGTCACAGTCGTAGACGGAGAGCTTACACCCACACGTATCGTAGACGGCGAAGAGAGGTCTGCGTCGATAGAGGTCGTAGGCGACACCGAGTCGGGAGCCTCGGGCGGCGAGAAGAACTGGCGCAACAACAAGTACATAAACGAGTCGGGAAGCTCTTAGTTTTCTTCGGCGTCCCGGTTCCAGCCGATGTCATACGAGTGGGCTTTTGGAGGATGTCGAGCCTTCGGAACAGAGACGTGTTCTACGGTCTTCTCGTGAATCAGACTCTGACCGTAGGAGCCGTCGGAGAACTCTCCCTCTTTCTGACGGACACAGTCTACCATAGGAGGCTTGCTCGGGATGGTATCGTGTATCTGTGTCACGAGAGCTTCGTGAGGCTCACCCTCGCCGTCGTAGTAGGTCACCCTGTCTCCTATCTTTAGCTCCGTCATGTACTTTACTTGTTCAGAAACTGAGACTGGGACTGAATCCCAAACCTAAACGCCGGGGGAGGGATTTGAACCCCCGTGGGCTTGCACCCACCGGCTCTCGAGGCCGGCGCCTTACCAGACTAGACTACCCCGGCTTATCTACATCTACAACTGAGTCGCAGAAGGGTATAATAGTTGTTCTTTGACCCGAACCCGCAGACGTCTTAGGCTAGACGTCGGAGCCGAGCCCCGCTACTCGAAGCTCTCCTCTTCGAGAACCTCGGCGACTGCGAAGTTCTCCTTGACTTCCTCTATCTCAACCTTGACACGGTCTCCGACGTCGGTCTCGGGAACTATTATTACGTATCCTCTCTCGACTCTTGCTATGCCGTCCCCCTGTTTCCCTATGTCCTCTATCTCGACGTAACGTATCTCACCCTCCTCTACGGGAGGCTGCAGACGGCTCTCTTCCTCTTCTTCGTGTGTCGTCTCCTCCTCGTCTTCCTCGGAGGTGATGACTCCTATACGGTAGACTCCCTCCTCCGAGATAGTCCCTTCCTCTATCTCGGACTTGGGAATCTCGATGACGTAAGAGCCGTCCTTTTCCTCGACGCGCGAACTGAATAGAGACAGGAGCTTGCCAGATATTTCGAGACTCAAGCTTAAACCCTCATTAATAGGACAGATTCCATTAACTTGAATCTATCGCTGACAACCCCGGGTCAGAGATGTCTCGCCTTCTCGTTCTCTATCTCGATCTCAGTCGTGAAGCCCTCTCTCGTGAGTGACTCGACTGCGTCTTCGAAGCCATCTGTCGACCTCACTGCTGAGACACCGCCCGATGTCTCGGCGACCGAAGACGGACTGAAGTAAAATGTCACAGTGCTCGCGGGTGTCATCTCGACCTCACGGGAGCCTCCACGTATCTGTCTCCTCCCCAGGTCTCCTTCCGCCGCCTCTACGGGGAGACGGCTCGCCTCAGTGTTGACATCGTCGAGGAGACTGTCCATCTCCCTGACTACACGCCGGCTCAGTCCCCATGACCCGAGAAGACCGTCTCTCTCAGCCGCCCTTTCAACGCCTGCGTCTAGCTCGTCGAGACTCAGCTCGCCGTCACTTCCGTATCCGAAGACTCCTAAGACCGAGTCGACCTCCGACTCGGTGAGAGCCAGCATACTGAAGCTGTCGGCTATAGGACTCTTGAGACCTTCCTCGTCCCCGACTGCGAGAGCGTCGCCTCCCGAGTCAGTTCCGACCACGAGGTCTACGCCGAGGGAGTCACAGAACTCGTCTATCCCCTCGGTTACCGCGTCGACCCCCTCTGTAATGTCTATCAGAGCGACGTCGAAGCCGTCCAGATCCGGTTCCGGTTCCGACCCCGACTCCGACTCCGACGTCTTCGAGTAATGTTCGGCTACCTTTGTCTCGGTGAACTCGACTGAGTAGTCGTCTGAGGTGACAGTCTCAGGGCTGACGAGACCGACCGTAGGGCTGACCTCGTCTATGTAGTCTATCTCGTCGAAGCTCCTGGGACCCGGCTTAGGATCGTGGGGTACTCTTTCCCAGGCTATCCCCCCGATTATACAGTCGACACCGTGGAGTTCGAGTAGACGAGCCGTCGGAACCGTGCCGACGACATCGCCACCTCCTCCGATTCCGAAGACGAGTGCCGTGTCGTACTCGAACACCTCCTCCAGGCTTCGTATCTCCGAGGCAGTCATCGTGTCTGTATTTATTAGTATTACGGACCCTGGAGGTAGCCTCTCTCGCGGAGTTCGTCTGCCTGCTGTTCGTTGTACCGCCACTCGACGTCTCCCTTCTCGTCCTGCCAGTCCCAGGGCTCGACTATCACGACGTCGCCCTCACGTATCCAGACGCGTTTTCTCATCCTCCCCGGGATACGTGCAGTCCGGGTCTTTCCGTCCATACATCTCACCTTGACACGGTTGTCACCGAGCATAGACTCGACTATGCCGAGTACCTCGTCGTCGTCGGGAAGTCTCAGGTTACTGCCGCCGTTTCCGTCTGACATACATCCGATTAAGAGCGCGGGACTTATTAAGAAACCGAAGCACAGTACGGCTATTCGAGTTCGAGACTCTTGCCGTCTACCTCGACACGTGGCTGTGTCACGACGCCGTCGAGATGAAGACCGCAGTCGTTGTCGCCGCCGAAGCCGGTGTCGTCCCCGACTGCAACGTGTATAGTACCGAGAGCCTTCTCGTCCTGTAGTACGTTTCCTATGAGTTCCGCCTCGGGATTGAGACCGATTCCGAGCTCGGCGAGATGGCGACCGCAGTCTCCGGCTTCGTCGACTGTCTCCCTCAGGTTGTCGTCGGATATACTCACGGCTCTACCGTCCTCGAACTCCATCTCTATCGGCTCGTCGACGACGCCGACGCTCGACATAGAGCCGTCGACTACGAGCCTGCCGTCTCCCGATACGGGGGCTATGTAGACCTCTCCCGCGGGAAGGTTGGTCACGCAGCCCGGGTCGTGACATATTCCCGTGTCAGGATGCCAGTCCCTCTCGCCTAATTCGAGTCTGAGGTCTGTTCCGAGGTCGGACTCTATACGGACTGTCTCGGAGCCTTCGAGCCTACCGAGTAGATCCTCGGCTCTCTCCTGTATCCCGTAGTAGTCGGCTCTCATAGCACCTTCCATCACCTCACGCGTGATACTCGGAAGCGTCGCGACACGTGCACCCGACTCGCACGCCTCCTTCCGTGCCTCCGTATGTGTCAGGCTCCTCGTAGTGGGGACGAAGACGACGTCGCTCTCCCTCATAGCCGCAGTAACGGGCGCGAGAGGCTCCTCTCCGTGTCTCTCGTCGACCCCGATCTCGGCGTAGACTGTCTCGGTAATCTCCGAGGCGACGTCGTGTATCGCTCTTCCTATCTCCCTCCTCTCTGAGTCTGTGACTACTAAGACGGTCTCCCCCTCTCTGACGTCGAGGCAGTCCTCGACCGCAGTTCTCGCGCTGTCTCTCATACTCGTACCCATACGTCTATCTTCTCGCCCACCGTAATAAATCTGTAATACTCGTACACGGGCGTCGCTTCGGGTCGTCAACCGGAAGGATTAATAAACAAAACCGCCTACCCAAGACTACGCGCCGTCGTAGCTCAGTCGGCAGAGCGAGTGCTTCGTAAGCACTAGGCCGTGGGTTCGATTCCCACCGACGGCTAGGTCACGTCCTTTCTCTCGAATATCTCGGCGCTGACTACCACTAGAGCCACAGTCGAAGCCACCAGAACCCCTATGTCGGAGGTGCTTATCTCCCCCGCGATG encodes:
- a CDS encoding PAS domain-containing sensor histidine kinase is translated as MGRRKIDDYNEFFRKVLENIGVGVGVYSENGYIEYANRHYAEMLGLERDEILDKPIWELNPEVDPEKIDEYWGSFEEGETRVRQTVHERKDGSVFPVEVNTKCIRIGENVYHAGTIKDITQRVKNEERSEILSRVLRHDLKNRLTVIEGYVDLVRSSVDEEEIDPQIDEYLEKSKQEIARLDNKSRSTRKLQEVVKEDDTRYSVDLGRLLEKAVEKARKRFEKSGSSPSPDIRLSVSEDEDISIEVLTNGYLGQAVSQILDNAVIHNATENPVVDVTVEEENDSYVTISIDDNGPGIPYEERDLIFGREEKDDLHHGEGMGLFFVDEVVDSLNGEVWVEDSSLGGSSFKLQVPKHV
- a CDS encoding TRAM domain-containing protein; its protein translation is MSLEISGKLLSLFSSRVEEKDGSYVIEIPKSEIEEGTISEEGVYRIGVITSEEDEEETTHEEEEESRLQPPVEEGEIRYVEIEDIGKQGDGIARVERGYVIIVPETDVGDRVKVEIEEVKENFAVAEVLEEESFE
- a CDS encoding DUF1152 domain-containing protein: MTASEIRSLEEVFEYDTALVFGIGGGGDVVGTVPTARLLELHGVDCIIGGIAWERVPHDPKPGPRSFDEIDYIDEVSPTVGLVSPETVTSDDYSVEFTETKVAEHYSKTSESESGSEPEPDLDGFDVALIDITEGVDAVTEGIDEFCDSLGVDLVVGTDSGGDALAVGDEEGLKSPIADSFSMLALTESEVDSVLGVFGYGSDGELSLDELDAGVERAAERDGLLGSWGLSRRVVREMDSLLDDVNTEASRLPVEAAEGDLGRRQIRGGSREVEMTPASTVTFYFSPSSVAETSGGVSAVRSTDGFEDAVESLTREGFTTEIEIENEKARHL
- the eif1A gene encoding translation initiation factor eIF-1A, translated to MSDGNGGSNLRLPDDDEVLGIVESMLGDNRVKVRCMDGKTRTARIPGRMRKRVWIREGDVVIVEPWDWQDEKGDVEWRYNEQQADELRERGYLQGP
- a CDS encoding aminopeptidase, with amino-acid sequence MGTSMRDSARTAVEDCLDVREGETVLVVTDSERREIGRAIHDVASEITETVYAEIGVDERHGEEPLAPVTAAMRESDVVFVPTTRSLTHTEARKEACESGARVATLPSITREVMEGAMRADYYGIQERAEDLLGRLEGSETVRIESDLGTDLRLELGERDWHPDTGICHDPGCVTNLPAGEVYIAPVSGDGRLVVDGSMSSVGVVDEPIEMEFEDGRAVSISDDNLRETVDEAGDCGRHLAELGIGLNPEAELIGNVLQDEKALGTIHVAVGDDTGFGGDNDCGLHLDGVVTQPRVEVDGKSLELE